The following are encoded together in the Macrobrachium rosenbergii isolate ZJJX-2024 chromosome 21, ASM4041242v1, whole genome shotgun sequence genome:
- the LOC136849972 gene encoding alpha-(1,3)-fucosyltransferase 7-like: MRSLTFEWAWQRVRSWRLMHLVIMFLVICYSYLYFKNIYTGKFLMALTTPENLTGAHFPETVHSPAFSHRDSPYPENWRNLTRQEMESLSVLGRRMYLEEDVGKQQNKTFVILAWNQSEVDNERLIREFGGEELDPFRFCSVKNCQLVTKDVFSEKADAIIFHLHRTNRASTYPSRANFNQRWIWLTDESPYNTLYFAEDKDISNYNGIFNWSMSYRMDSDVPVPYGRTVRMTDKEASKYEKVDYFNIKAKLAAAMLTNCESTNNRTGYVRQLRKYIDVDIYGICFGIKWCQGHLNRDCVLLNEYKFFLAFENSNCKDYITEKVWWQSFQKGAIPVVMGTKTEDYRKYLPPNSFIHVDDFQSPYHLGKYLMYLEHNRTAFMEYHAWRSHFKVLNEHSYYGSNSHHYCRVCEALNYNDPAPTVYNYMELTWNNDTQCYPTTWDSRMRETPVFYRQSLLRLRQP; the protein is encoded by the exons ATGAGGTC GCTGACATTTGAATGGGCCTGGCAGAGAGTGCGATCATGGAGGTTGATGCACTTGGTCATTATGTTTCTGGTCATCTGCTACAGCTACCTTTATTTCAAGAACATTTACACAGGGAAATTCCTTATGGCGCTAACAACACCAGAGAATCTAACTGGGGCTCACTTCCCAGAAACGGTACACAGTCCTGCCTTTTCCCACAGAGATTCACCCTACCCTGAGAACTGGCGCAACCTAACACGGCAGGAAATGGAAAGCCTCTCTGTTCTGGGCAGGAGGATGTATCTGGAAGAAGATGTGGGTAAACAGCAAAACAAGACTTTCGTCATTCTTGCTTGGAATCAGAGTGAAGTCGATAATGAAAGGCTTATAAGAGAGTTTGGTGGCGAGGAACTGGACCCTTTCCGCTTCTGTTCAGTCAAGAACTGCCAACTCGTCACTAAGGACGTTTTCTCCGAGAAAGCAGATGCCATCATCTTCCATCTGCACAGAACGAATAGAGCATCGACATACCCAAGTCGAGCTAACTTCAATCAGCGATGGATCTGGTTAACAGATGAAAGCCCCTACAATACCCTCTACTTCGCAGAAGACAAGGACATCTCGAACTACAATGGAATCTTCAACTGGTCAATGAGCTACAGAATGGACAGTGATGTTCCTGTGCCATATGGAAGGACTGTCAGAATGACGGACAAAGAAGCTTCCAAGTATGAAAAGGTGGATTATTTCAACATCAAGGCAAAACTGGCAGCTGCTATGTTGACAAACTGTGAGTCAACGAATAATCGAACTGGGTACGTGAGACAACTTCGGAAGTATATAGATGTCGACATATATGGCATATGTTTTGGAATAAAGTGGTGCCAAGGTCACCTAAACAGAGATTGCGTCTTGCTAAATGAATACAAGTTCTTCTTAGCCTTCGAAAACTCCAACTGTAAGGATTACATCACAGAAAAG GTGTGGTGGCAGTCTTTCCAGAAGGGGGCCATTCCCGTGGTGATGGGAACGAAAACAGAAGATTACCGGAAGTACCTTCCTCCCAATTCTTTCATCCACGTGGATGATTTTCAGTCTCCCTATCATCTGGGTAAATACCTcat GTATCTTGAACATAACAGGACTGCGTTCATGGAGTACCACGCTTGGCGGTCGCACTTCAAAGTGCTGAATGAACACAGCTATTACGGCTCCAACTCACACCATTACTGCCGCGTGTGTGAGGCCCTCAACTACAACGATCCAGCGCCCACAGTCTACAATTACATGGAACTCACCTGGAACAACGACACCCAGTGCTATCCAACCACGTGGGATTCCAGAATGCGAGAGACCCCTGTGTTTTACCGGCAAAGTCTACTGAGGCTCAGGCAACCCTGA